A region from the Melioribacter roseus P3M-2 genome encodes:
- a CDS encoding PAS domain S-box protein — protein sequence MTDYSADKYTSGGKMLKLRAMFEAAPVGILIFSNEFKVRFVNQTFFGFKGIAPLESTDITGENIEKIGLFEDKEIFSLLKENQPFEKELYSSVTASGDRMAVLIKYVPVNTERQFEGGIVVLEDIKYRFSGEGNESLNYKKVFESICDCYLICDREGNINYSSKECWRYNFLFDSATLKEEKPGRLSGILFKKLFEQLEKSNATLWTEIPYVKDDKQQIAVIALIPLNGNVLLLVRNKEIDKKEKELLQEEIKELRKYEYIISNMIDAVFLADDFNRIVYWSESAARLFGLKRSEVHGKEVSGLFSKIDRNYLHSISQKLIENKYVEDFIKLGDDEENAEYFTLRIGKLKEGVKEYFVFICADSTFRIRKELELKKSEERFRKIVTHTQEFICILDLNGKIQYANPAMLQSFGYTDQEISSLYFVDLVEPYYLMTNGFSLSDLEERKTETIELPLITKHDQKIYVHASFSTVYDDRGMPLYYNVFLTDISMLKEAEKDLMLIRSIFEASHDGIALINRRKLFLVNEAFVKMFGYKSASEIIGKDPLDFVDVDDIIKVGRNIQSLEEGRESPSRFEFKGIKADEIPIELESSVSSYEAEGEKFIVWSLRDITPQKKALEALRLSEERYRSITENIDESFWTAEKIRGKLVQVFYTPAIEKITGYKPEKFLEDRFLWKKIIHPDDLANVIENLKRLYRFSDKNYEKLEYRIIDSLGNIIWIENKISVRRDDSGRIVKIFGIVNDITMSKRAQDELKRSAAELKELNETKDRFISIISHDLRTPFSSILGFTDFLLNEKDLTEEKRTQYIRFIEESARNMLELVNSLLDWTRLQTGRIKFEPNRINVKQAVDKSIQILSGAALRKGIDLKSELSDNLFIHADENLLLQAINNLVSNAIKFTPTGGAITISAAPDVKNKSVVFSVKDTGTGIKEEDIPKLFKVDTKFTTPGTAGEKGSGLGLSLVREIILKHGGDIHVKSQYGKGSEFIFTVPVSSTTILLVDDIKTDRILYSKLIRNLIEGYTITEAENGKEAIEIVKSASPALIISDHNMPVMNGYDFVKQLTLSDLKFKPPVIILSSDINPSVEEQYKELGVEFVFRKPVNLATFKNAIEKSLRKAFFG from the coding sequence ATGACCGACTACAGCGCAGATAAATATACTTCCGGCGGAAAGATGCTCAAGCTGAGGGCGATGTTCGAAGCCGCTCCGGTTGGCATACTGATTTTTTCGAACGAATTCAAAGTCCGTTTTGTAAATCAAACTTTTTTCGGCTTCAAAGGCATAGCGCCTCTCGAATCGACGGATATTACAGGCGAAAACATTGAAAAGATAGGACTCTTCGAAGATAAAGAAATCTTCTCCCTTCTTAAGGAAAATCAACCCTTTGAAAAGGAGCTCTACTCTTCGGTTACCGCATCCGGCGACCGAATGGCGGTTCTTATAAAATACGTGCCCGTTAATACCGAACGCCAATTCGAAGGAGGAATAGTTGTTCTCGAGGACATTAAATACAGATTTTCCGGAGAGGGAAACGAAAGCCTCAATTACAAAAAGGTTTTCGAATCGATTTGCGATTGTTATCTGATTTGCGACAGGGAAGGCAACATAAATTATTCGTCGAAAGAATGCTGGCGATATAATTTCCTGTTCGATTCGGCAACGCTAAAAGAAGAAAAACCCGGACGTTTGTCCGGCATCTTGTTTAAAAAGCTTTTCGAACAGCTCGAAAAATCGAACGCCACGCTCTGGACTGAAATACCGTATGTAAAAGACGATAAACAACAAATTGCGGTCATTGCGCTTATCCCGTTGAACGGGAATGTTTTGCTGCTCGTCAGAAATAAAGAGATCGACAAGAAAGAAAAAGAATTACTCCAGGAAGAAATAAAGGAACTCAGAAAATACGAGTATATTATTTCCAACATGATCGATGCCGTTTTTTTGGCCGACGATTTTAATCGTATCGTTTACTGGAGCGAATCGGCGGCGCGGTTATTCGGTTTAAAAAGGAGCGAAGTACACGGTAAAGAGGTTTCCGGATTGTTCTCCAAAATCGACAGGAACTATCTTCATTCGATTTCCCAAAAACTGATCGAAAACAAGTACGTCGAAGATTTCATAAAACTGGGAGACGATGAAGAAAACGCAGAGTATTTTACATTGCGAATCGGTAAATTGAAAGAAGGTGTCAAAGAATATTTTGTGTTTATCTGCGCCGATTCCACATTCAGAATCCGTAAAGAACTGGAACTGAAAAAATCCGAAGAGCGGTTCAGAAAAATCGTTACGCATACTCAGGAATTTATCTGCATTCTCGATTTGAACGGAAAGATTCAATACGCCAATCCAGCAATGTTGCAATCGTTCGGTTATACCGACCAGGAAATTAGTTCGCTCTATTTCGTCGATTTGGTCGAACCGTATTATCTGATGACAAACGGCTTCAGTTTGAGCGATCTCGAAGAAAGAAAAACCGAAACGATTGAACTGCCTCTTATTACAAAGCACGACCAGAAAATATACGTCCATGCGAGTTTTTCGACAGTTTACGACGACAGGGGAATGCCTCTTTATTACAACGTTTTTCTTACGGACATTTCGATGCTGAAGGAAGCCGAAAAAGATTTGATGCTCATCAGGTCGATTTTCGAAGCGTCGCACGACGGCATCGCTCTTATTAACAGAAGGAAATTGTTCCTCGTCAACGAAGCTTTCGTAAAAATGTTCGGCTACAAAAGCGCGAGCGAAATTATCGGGAAAGACCCGCTCGATTTTGTGGACGTTGACGATATTATAAAAGTCGGAAGGAATATTCAGAGTCTCGAAGAAGGCAGGGAATCGCCGTCTCGCTTCGAATTCAAAGGCATTAAAGCCGACGAAATTCCGATCGAACTCGAAAGCTCGGTATCGTCATACGAAGCCGAGGGCGAAAAGTTTATTGTATGGTCATTGCGCGATATCACTCCTCAAAAGAAAGCGCTAGAAGCTTTGCGGCTTTCCGAAGAAAGATACAGGAGTATAACGGAAAATATCGACGAGAGTTTCTGGACTGCGGAAAAAATTAGAGGAAAATTGGTCCAGGTGTTTTATACGCCGGCAATCGAAAAGATAACGGGTTATAAACCCGAAAAATTTCTGGAAGACCGGTTCCTCTGGAAGAAAATTATTCATCCCGACGACCTCGCTAATGTTATCGAAAATCTGAAACGGCTCTATAGATTTTCAGATAAAAACTACGAAAAACTAGAATACCGAATAATCGACAGCCTCGGCAACATTATCTGGATAGAGAATAAAATATCGGTACGACGAGACGATAGCGGAAGAATTGTTAAGATTTTCGGTATAGTCAACGACATAACAATGTCGAAACGGGCGCAGGACGAATTGAAAAGATCGGCGGCTGAACTGAAAGAATTGAACGAAACCAAAGACCGCTTTATTTCGATTATCTCTCACGACCTGCGTACGCCCTTCAGTTCCATACTGGGCTTCACCGATTTTCTTTTGAACGAAAAAGATTTGACCGAAGAGAAAAGGACCCAATATATCCGTTTTATTGAAGAATCCGCCAGGAATATGCTTGAGTTGGTCAATTCGCTGCTCGACTGGACGCGTCTACAAACCGGTAGAATAAAATTCGAACCGAACAGAATCAATGTAAAACAAGCGGTCGATAAATCTATTCAAATTTTGTCAGGCGCCGCTCTCAGAAAAGGAATCGATTTGAAATCGGAATTGAGCGATAATTTATTTATTCATGCCGACGAAAATTTGTTGCTTCAGGCAATAAACAATCTCGTTTCGAACGCTATTAAATTTACTCCTACCGGCGGCGCTATTACAATCAGCGCTGCGCCGGACGTTAAAAACAAGAGCGTTGTCTTCTCGGTTAAGGATACGGGTACCGGAATTAAAGAGGAAGATATTCCGAAACTATTTAAAGTCGACACAAAATTTACAACGCCCGGCACGGCGGGCGAAAAAGGAAGCGGATTGGGCTTGTCTCTTGTAAGAGAAATTATACTTAAACACGGCGGCGATATCCACGTTAAAAGCCAGTACGGCAAAGGCTCGGAATTTATTTTTACTGTGCCCGTCTCTTCTACAACCATCCTGCTGGTCGACGATATCAAAACCGACAGGATACTCTATTCCAAGCTGATAAGAAATTTAATCGAGGGTTATACCATAACAGAAGCAGAAAACGGAAAGGAAGCCATTGAAATTGTAAAAAGCGCGTCTCCAGCGCTGATAATAAGCGATCACAATATGCCGGTTATGAACGGCTATGATTTCGTTAAACAATTGACGCTCTCGGATCTAAAATTCAAACCGCCGGTTATTATTCTAAGCAGCGATATCAATCCTTCGGTCGAAGAACAGTATAAAGAACTGGGCGTCGAATTTGTATTCCGCAAACCCGTCAACCTTGCTACATTCAAAAACGCAATCGAAAAATCTCTCAGAAAAGCGTTTTTCGGTTGA
- a CDS encoding M28 family peptidase: MPNKYIRTFLVVVFCAVYTNAQTDYLIFDAIQKVSVDSLKANLRVLTGVDSFYHNGNYKRISSRHKESQGNVYAREYLTSKLSSYGLNVSVEKFEEDGENIIAIQKGKSGSNRYVIICAHYDSMPPEGEAPGADDNGSGTAAVIEAARIISGYDIKYSIVYALWDNEEQGLHGSDFYAANAALRGDSIIAVINLDMIGWDGNDDFKADLHSDGRPLTSLLVNEIISINADYLIDLDIELIYPGTTRSDHYSFWLRNYPAVLLIEDFYSPKGTPNDFNPFYHSPLDQMWRINYDFYKKMTQLALASLSSKAEIMSKAGQIPLANLLYQNYPNPFNDATVISYYLAKEGNVKLKIFDLTGREVEILVDKRQKEGFYQLNYVPGGKLASGVYYYALITDGGNDIRKMLVLK, translated from the coding sequence ATGCCGAATAAATATATTAGAACATTTCTCGTTGTCGTATTTTGCGCGGTCTATACGAACGCTCAGACGGATTATCTGATATTCGACGCAATCCAAAAGGTAAGTGTCGATAGTCTGAAAGCAAATCTGAGGGTCCTTACCGGCGTCGATTCGTTTTATCATAACGGCAATTACAAAAGGATTTCATCCCGTCACAAGGAAAGTCAAGGGAATGTTTATGCAAGAGAATATTTGACGTCAAAACTGAGTTCTTATGGTTTGAACGTAAGCGTCGAAAAGTTCGAAGAAGACGGCGAAAATATTATTGCAATTCAAAAAGGGAAATCCGGTTCGAACCGTTATGTAATTATATGCGCTCATTACGACAGTATGCCTCCGGAAGGAGAGGCTCCCGGGGCGGACGACAACGGTTCCGGAACCGCCGCCGTAATCGAAGCCGCTCGTATTATATCCGGTTACGATATAAAATATTCGATCGTCTATGCTCTCTGGGACAATGAAGAACAGGGATTGCACGGCAGCGACTTTTATGCCGCCAATGCGGCGCTCAGAGGCGACTCGATTATTGCGGTTATCAATCTCGATATGATCGGCTGGGACGGAAACGATGATTTCAAAGCCGACCTCCATTCCGACGGAAGACCGCTGACGTCCTTGCTAGTAAATGAAATTATTTCCATAAACGCCGACTATCTTATCGATCTTGACATCGAGTTGATTTATCCCGGCACAACGCGCAGCGACCATTATTCTTTCTGGCTCAGAAACTATCCTGCAGTATTGCTGATCGAAGATTTTTATTCGCCCAAAGGCACGCCGAACGATTTTAATCCTTTTTACCATTCGCCTCTGGATCAGATGTGGAGAATCAATTACGATTTCTACAAAAAAATGACACAGCTTGCTTTGGCGTCTCTCTCTTCAAAAGCGGAAATTATGTCGAAAGCCGGTCAAATACCGCTGGCAAATCTTCTTTATCAGAACTATCCGAATCCTTTTAATGACGCTACTGTCATAAGTTACTATCTCGCAAAAGAAGGGAATGTGAAATTGAAAATTTTTGACCTGACGGGAAGAGAAGTCGAAATACTTGTCGATAAGCGTCAGAAAGAAGGTTTCTATCAACTCAATTACGTTCCCGGAGGCAAACTCGCAAGCGGCGTCTATTATTACGCATTAATTACCGACGGCGGAAACGACATACGTAAAATGCTTGTTCTCAAATAG
- a CDS encoding NAD(P)H-dependent flavin oxidoreductase — MIIQNDITKLFGVRYPIVQAGMVWVSGWKLASAVSEAGGLGLIGAGSMKPELLSEHIDKCRNATSMPFGVNIPLLREDAGDLIDTVIGKEVKIVFTSAGHPGKFIDKLKRNDIVVVHVVPSLKYAQKAESAGCDAVVGEGIEAGGHNGKDEITTLSLIPQLKDFLGIPVIAAGGISDGRSIAAAFALGADGVQIGTRFAATEESSAHINYKMKLVESVNEDSLLILRKIAPVRVIKNSFAMEIKELEDSGAGKKELLDKLGRKRERLGIFDGDVENGLIEAGQSLNSIKEILPARTVIENLLKETADAIKNLKEIFNE; from the coding sequence ATGATAATTCAAAACGACATAACAAAATTGTTCGGCGTCAGATATCCGATAGTCCAGGCGGGAATGGTATGGGTTAGCGGGTGGAAACTGGCGTCGGCGGTCTCGGAAGCGGGCGGTCTCGGACTGATCGGCGCCGGCTCGATGAAACCGGAACTTTTGAGCGAACATATCGACAAGTGCCGGAATGCAACCTCCATGCCGTTTGGAGTAAATATACCGCTGTTGCGAGAAGACGCCGGAGATTTAATTGATACGGTTATCGGGAAAGAAGTAAAGATTGTGTTTACCTCCGCCGGTCATCCGGGAAAATTTATCGATAAATTAAAAAGAAACGATATTGTAGTCGTCCACGTGGTTCCGTCCCTGAAATACGCTCAAAAAGCCGAATCCGCAGGATGCGACGCCGTTGTGGGAGAAGGGATCGAAGCCGGCGGTCACAACGGGAAAGACGAAATAACCACTTTAAGCCTAATCCCTCAGTTAAAAGATTTTCTCGGCATACCCGTAATAGCGGCCGGAGGAATATCAGACGGCAGGTCGATAGCCGCGGCTTTTGCCCTCGGCGCCGACGGCGTTCAAATTGGAACGCGCTTTGCCGCCACCGAAGAATCCTCGGCGCATATCAATTACAAAATGAAATTGGTTGAATCCGTCAACGAGGATTCCCTGCTTATTCTGAGAAAAATCGCCCCGGTTCGCGTTATAAAAAACAGTTTCGCAATGGAAATAAAAGAACTCGAAGATTCGGGCGCCGGCAAAAAAGAACTTTTGGATAAGCTGGGTCGCAAAAGAGAACGGCTCGGAATATTTGATGGCGACGTCGAAAACGGATTGATCGAAGCCGGTCAATCGCTCAATTCAATTAAAGAAATTCTTCCGGCAAGAACAGTTATTGAAAATCTTTTGAAAGAAACTGCCGACGCAATAAAAAATCTGAAGGAAATATTCAATGAATAG
- a CDS encoding DUF6901 family protein, whose translation MNSERKTLDYVYTFKFEDGFEKDFIIRLDSETLDIINREPDEIPDWADNSDFPCNSEKCKTNNKSYCPIAFHLDSIIKFFSDRVSYEKVSITADINGRRYYKETTIQNAVGSLIGIIMPVSGCPVLGKLKPLVKYHLPFSSIEETEFRVYSMYLFAQYLRQLKGLTPDWEMKRLHELYAEILEINRVISHKIAQLENQDASSNALIALDNFAQFISFNLEDNDFSRYEKIFGVWFD comes from the coding sequence ATGAATAGCGAACGGAAAACATTGGACTACGTCTATACTTTCAAATTCGAAGACGGATTCGAAAAAGATTTTATCATTCGCCTCGACTCAGAAACTCTCGATATCATAAACAGAGAGCCGGATGAAATTCCGGATTGGGCAGATAATTCCGACTTCCCGTGCAATTCCGAAAAATGCAAAACTAACAATAAAAGTTATTGCCCGATTGCATTTCATCTCGATTCGATAATTAAATTTTTCAGCGACAGAGTTTCTTACGAAAAAGTTTCGATAACAGCCGATATAAACGGTCGTCGTTATTATAAAGAAACCACCATTCAAAATGCCGTAGGCAGTTTAATCGGCATAATAATGCCCGTCAGCGGATGCCCTGTGTTGGGCAAATTAAAACCGTTGGTGAAATATCATTTGCCTTTTTCATCAATTGAAGAAACCGAGTTCCGAGTTTATTCTATGTATCTGTTTGCGCAATATCTGAGGCAGTTAAAAGGATTGACTCCCGACTGGGAAATGAAACGTCTGCATGAATTGTACGCCGAAATTCTCGAAATAAATCGAGTAATTTCGCATAAGATCGCGCAACTCGAAAATCAGGACGCCAGCAGCAATGCGCTCATAGCGCTCGACAATTTTGCGCAGTTTATCAGCTTTAATCTCGAAGACAACGATTTTTCCCGATACGAAAAAATATTCGGCGTCTGGTTCGATTAA